Genomic DNA from Oncorhynchus clarkii lewisi isolate Uvic-CL-2024 chromosome 5, UVic_Ocla_1.0, whole genome shotgun sequence:
AATGGACATTTGGATGGGTAATGGATTTTTGTTACcaaatggtgtgtttgtgtgaaccCCAGTGCCCTCTCCCGTGGAGCATCAGATCTGCCCAGCGGTGTGTGTTCTTATGAAGCTGTCCTTTGACGAAGAGCACAGGCATGCTATGAATGAGCTCGGTAAGCATTCATCaaatttactttattttttacttcgAATAATTAACCAGGGTAATCACCTCCACTGCTTTCCAGGCAGTTATCTTTAAAGATAACACATTTGATGGATTTTATATTTCATACCATTATCATCACCAAGCAACCATAGCAGAACAGAGCTACTTATTATGTTAGAGAAATAATTGATGTATTCATCACTGTAAATATGTAGGATCTTCTGCAATGTCCTTAATTAAGGACATTATATAGTAGAACATTCATGGGGCAGACTCATTCAATTTATTGATTGGCATTTCTCCTGCTGTGCTGTGTGTTCCCAGGGGGCCTGCAGGCCATAGGGGAGCTGCTCCAAGTGGACTGTGAAATCTATGGCCTCACCAGCGACCACTACAGCGTCACTCTGAGGAGATACGCTGGCATGGCCCTCACCAACCTCACCTTTGGGGATGTTGCCAATAAGGTGAGCTTATTCAGACTATGTAGCCTTATGTCAGATATAGATTGATTGTGTGTGGAATTGTTACAGAACATTTTGGGATGTCTACCTTGTGGCTGGTTCCTCAGGTCCAGATTAAGCCTATTCctagagtaaaaaaaaaagaagtttaatctccattgagcatgctttttagtTTAGGAGTAGGCTCAATCGGAGTCTGGGAAACCTTCCCACATGTGTGCTTACACCTGAGAGTAAGTGTATTCAATGATAATCTTGTTCTAAAAAGTATGACTTCAACTTAATAATAAGCATCTTTCTGTATCTTCAATCCTCAGGCAACACTGTGTTCCATGAAGGGATGCATGAGGGCCATGGTGGCTCAGCTGAAGTCTGAGAGTGAGGATCTACAGCAGGTGATTGCCAGTGTGTTGAGGAACCTGTCCTGGCGTGCGGATGTGAACAGTAAGAAGACCCTCCGCGAGGTGGGCAGCGTCAGGGCTCTGATGGAGTGTGCCTTGGAGGTACAGAAGGTGAGACGCATCATGAATACATTTTCAATTACAGGTCACCTTGGTTACTTTGGTACGAATATATAATTAGGAGCACATAATGTATAAATATTTGAATGAAATGTCCAATAGGAATTTGATCAAGATATTTGCTTAAAGATGTATTCACTGGCTAATAGTTTGTCCTCTTTCCCTTTTTATAGGAGTCTACTCTGAAGAGTGTCCTCAGTGCCCTGTGGAACCTGTCAGCTCACTGCACTGAGAACAAAGCTGACATCTGTGCTGTTGAGGGGGCTTTGGCCTTCCTGGTTAGCACTCTGACGTACCGAAGCCAAACCAACACCCTTGCCATCATTGAAAGTGGAGGAGGCATCTTACGCAACGTGTCTAGTCTCATTGCTACAAATGAAGATCACAGGTGTGTTTTCTAAAATCAAAAGTGATTAACTAGTATTATGCTGTTAAATATTCTAATTATTTGATATTTTACTGTATCCCCTGTAGTAATTTTTACACTTGAAAGCTTACAAGACCAtatgtttctgtctgtaggcaaaTCCTGAGAGAGAACAACTGTCTTCAGACACTCCTGCAGCACCTGAAGTCTCACAGCCTGACTATTGTGAGCAACGCGTGCGGCACGCTGTGGAACCTCTCTGCCCGCAACGCAAAGGACCAGGAGGCCTTGTGGGACATGGGTGCTGTGAGCATGCTGAAGAACCTCATCCACTCCAAGCACAAGATGATCGCCATGGGCAGCGCCGCAGCACTGAGGAACCTCATGGCCAACAGGCCCGCCAAATACAAGGACGCCAACATCATGTCGCCTGGATCCAGCCTGCCCTCTCTTCATGTCAGGAAACAGAAAGCCTTGATCGAGGAACTGGACTCTCAGCACCTCTCTGAGACATTTGACAACATTGACAATTTAAGCCCCAAGGCGTCCCACAGGGGTAAACCAAGCAGGCACAAGCAGAATGTCTACAGTGATTACGATGGTGTTTCTAGATCGGAAGGGTTTAGCCCCAACAGTGTGCCTGTGCGCCCCCCTTACGTGAACACACCAGTTCTGTCGAGCCCGTCACCCAGAGAGAACCCAAGGGGAAACATAGACAGTGTTAGGGCTGAGAGGGATCGaagccaggacagagacagaccaagGGGTGGACCCGGGGGTTTCCCCCCAGATCATGACTCTAAGAGAATGCAGATGCCTGCCACAACAGCTGCTCAGATCGCCATGGTGATGGAGGAGGTGAAAAGCATTCACTTGCTGACTGGTCTGGATGATCGGTCACCAGAGAGCCCTAATCAAGACCCTCACCGTAACACTGCAGCACATGGTCATTCAAATGTATACCCCTACACTAAGCCCGATCACTCGGGCAGACCTTGTCCAATGCCCAAGTTAGAATACAGGGCGTCAAACGACAGTCTCAACAGTGTCAACAGCACTGACGGCTATGGTAAAAGAGGCCAGATGAAGCCATCTGTGGACTCTTACTCTGAGGATGATGAGGGGAAGTGTTGCGTCTATAGAAAATATCCTGCAGACCTCGCTCACAAGATCCACAATGCAAACCACATGGAAGATGATGATGGAGAAGTTGACACACCCATCAATTACAGCCTGAAGTATTCTGATGAGCAGCTGAACTCTGGTCGGCAAAGTCCAAGCCAAAATGAAAGGTGGGTGAGGCCTAAgcacatggaggaggagatgaaacGGACAGATCAGAGGTCGGTGCGATCTCAAAGCCCAGGCTACCCCATGTACACAGAGGGCAACAGTGAGGGCGAGGAAAAACTCAAGTACAAGCCCAGGTTCGTGCAAACCGAAATGCCACAGGGATTCAGATCAAGGAACGCCAATCAACAAGATCAAAGCAATGCTGGCCCCACTCAAGGAATTAACAAAAAGATGAATAACCAGACTATGTGCCAGTCTGTGGATGATTACAGTGATGACAAACCAACCAATTATAGTGAGCGATACTCAGAGGAAGAACAACAAGATGACCAGCCGACCAATTACAGCATGAAGTACAACGAGGAACATCACGGAGAACCCATTGATTACAGTCTGAAATACTCAGACTCCTCCTCCCAAAAATCCATGTTTAGTCATTCAAAGTCATCCTCCACTCAGAGCTCAGTGAAAGACAATCTGAGCCAAGATGGTTCCACATCATCCGTGTCATCCATAAAGAATGCAGGAAGACAAATGCAGCTACATCCCTCCTCGGCTCAAATGAGATCAGAGCCAACTCGGCCAGGCCAGAAGAACACAATATCCAAACCCCCTACCGTCAATCAAGAGACACTACAGACGTACTGTGTTGAGGACACACCCATCTGTTTCTCAAGGGGTAGCTCTTTGTCATCCTTGTCCTCAGAGGAGGACGGAATGGAGGGCTGCAAGAGGAATGTAAATGCTACTAGTAACTACCCAACTCTTCCCATCTCTGAGAAAGAGTCCACTGGCGGTCACACACAAGAACAACGCAGAACTGAGAGCCAGTCGTCTGTGCAGTATGTCCGAATGAAGCCTCTAAGAAATAGTCAAGTTCATGGAGATGGATCCAGACATCACAAAGCTGTTGAGTTTTCATCTGGAGCCAAATCCCCATCCAAAAGTGGCGCCCAGACCCCCAAAAGCCCCCCAGAACAGTATGTGCAGGAGACACCCCTCATGTTCAGCAGATGCACATCTGTAAGCTCTCTCGACAGCTTTGAGAGCCATTCCATCGCTAGCTCTATACAGAGTGAATTGTGTAGCGGTATGCCCAGTGGAATCATTAGTCCAAGCGATCTGCCCGACAGCCCTGGTCAGACCATGCCTCCGAGCCGAAGCAAAACACCACCACCGCCCCCACAAAATCAACATCCACCCCAAATGAAACACAAAAAGGTGCCACCTCCGCCACCTCCGAGGGCGGATATGGCTCCAAGACATGCTGCTGTACACGCTGCTGTCCAGAAAGTCCAGGTGCTTCCGGATAATGACACCCTCCTACACTTTGCAACAGAGAGTACCCCAGAAGGATTCTCTTGCGCATCCAGCCTCAGTGCTTTAAGCTTAGATGAACCTTACATTCAGAAAGATGAGCTCAAGATCATGCCTCCTGTTCATGAAGACGACCAGGGAATTGAGGCTGAGCATGAGAATGATGACACTACAGAACCCCCAAGCCAAGGGAAGCGAGAGATGGAAAAAGACATTCTGGACGATTCAGATGATGACGATATAGAAATACTGGAGGCTTGCATAAACTCAGCCATGCCAACAAAGTCATCAAGAAAACTCAAAAAGCAATCCCCTTCCAACACTACTTCTAGAATACCACCACCTACTGCCCGTAAACCAAGCCAACTTCCTGTGTACAAATTACACCCTTCACAAACCAGAGGACAACAGAAGACCGTGAACTTTGCCCATGGAGAGGACATGCCTAGGATTTACTGTGTAGAGGGAACCCCTATCAATTTCTCAACAGCCACATCTCTCAGCGACCTAACCATTGATTCACCCCCTAATGAGCTGGCCAATGCTGAAAGCCGTGCTCCTCCTCGTGCAGAAATATCATCCAGTCAAAGAAGGGACACTATTCCAGAAGGTAAATGTACAGAGGAAAAAGATGCAGGTGTTACTTCTTCCTCCATACAAGCAGCCGGGACAGAAAATGAAGGGGATGATATTTTAGCAGAGTGTATCAGTTCAGCCATGCCGAAAGGTAAAATCCACAAATCATTTAGAGTACAGAAAATGTTCGATCAACCACTGCACCCGTCAGCTTCTCCTGTTAGCCTAGTCCAGCAGGAGGTTGAAAAGAAGCCCACTTCCCCTGTTAAACCAATGCCACAGAGTAGTGAGTACAGAGCTAGGATGATTAAGAAACCCCAGCCTCCATTCAACTTTTCTTCATACCCTGATAAAAACAAAGAAACCAAAATGCAACAGACAAAAACGGCATCCAGAGATTTCACAGATAAGCCACCAAATGCGGAGAGGCCACGGCCAGGGTTTGCTTTTGACTCGCCACAGCATTACACACCAATAGAGGGTACACCCTATTGCTTCTCACGCAATGATTCACTGAGTTCATTGGACTTTGAGGATGAGGAACCTAACCTCGCCAAGGAAAAGGCAGAACTCAGAAAAGACAAAGACCAGAGAAAAGCTTCAACAAAAGACTGTGGAAAGCCATCGTTAAGAGCAAACAGGGAAAATCTACCACAGACTGCTCCAACAAAACCTCAGCAACAGAAGCAGGCAATATTTCCACAAGCATCCAAAGAAAACATGGGGCCAGTGCCAGATGAGAAGCAGAAGTTTTCCATTGAAGACACACCGATGTGTTTCTCTAGAAACTCATCTCTCAGCTCTTTAAGTGACATTGACCAAGAGAACAACAACAAAGACCTCCAgccaaaagaagaagaagaagaagaagaggaggatgtaaCTCAGGTGGAAGCTCCTACAAGACCCCAAGCCTCTGGTTACGCACCAAAAGCCTTTCATGTTGAAGATACCCCTGTGTGTTTTTCAAGAAACAGTTCACTCAGCTCACTAAGCATTGACTCAGAAGATGACCTTCTACAAGAGTGCATCAGTTCAGCCATGCCAAAAAAGAAGAAACAGACAGCGAGAAATAAAGAGGGGAATGACCAAGGAGATGCCATTGAGGAGAGAGGTATGGATGGCATTTTAGCTGAGGAGCCAGAACTCACATTAGATCTCACTGATACACATAGTCCAGTTTCAGAACAAGCCTTATCGCCAGACTCTGAGTCCTTTGATTGGAAGGCCATCCAAGAGGGTGCCAATTCCATCGTCAGTAGTTTGCACCAGGCAGCTGCTAGCCTCTCTAGACAAGGCTCATCTGACTCTGACTCAATCCTCTCCCTCAAATCTGGAATATCCCTTGGGTCTCCCTTTCATTTACCCTTAAATAATTCAGAGGATAATAAATCTGCATCTGACAAAGGACGCCCACGGATATTAAAACCTGGTGAAAAGAGCACGTTagaagcaaaaaaaaaagaaaaggaagAGGAGGCAGCAAAAGCTCTTAAAGGGGGCAAGAAAGTCTACAAAAGTCTCATAACAGGAAAACCACGTGCAATCACTGAGACCCCAGCCTCATTACAGCAGAGGCAGATGGCCCCTACTGTTCCAATCTCTCGTGGTAGGACAATGATCCATGTCCCTGGTGTTAGAAGCAGTTCTCCAAGCACTAGCCCAGTCCAAAAGAAGCCTCCAGCCCGCGGTCCAGCCTCAGTCTCAAAAATTCCCCCTACCCAAGGGCAGTGCTCCAGTAATTCAAACAGAAGCATTAAACCACCTGCTAAATCTGACCCTAGTCCCGCCAGGGATCAGCCTGGATCTCAATCGGGATCAAGTAAAGCTTCATCACGATCTGGATCCAGAGACTCCACACCATCCAGGCCAGCTCAGCAGTCCTTGACCACCAGACCCATGCAGTCACCTGGTCGCTCCTCTGTGTCACCTGGAAGAAATGGTCTGGGCTCCTCAAACAAATTATCCCAACTGCCTCGCACTGCTTCTCCAAGCACATCGTCAACCAAGTCTTCTGGTTCTGGCAGGATGTCCTACACCTCCCCTGGAAGACAGATGGGTCAGCAAACGCCACCCAAGCAGACTGGCTTGACTAGAAGCACTAGCGGAATCCCTAGGAGTGAATCTGCCTCAAAGAGCCTGAATCAGTGTGGAGTTACTGGCACATCTAAGAAGCAAGATTTGTCCAGGATGACATCCACAAAGTCAAGTGGAAGTGAGTCAGACCGGTCGGAGAAACCTGCCCTAGTTCGCCAGTCAACGTTCATCAAAGAGGCCCCTAGTCCAACACTGAAGAGGAAATTGGAAGAGTCTGCCTCGTTTgagtctctgtccccctcctctaCCAGCCAGTCTCAAACGCCTGTGTCAAGCCCGTCTTTGCCAGATATGTCGTTGACTCTGCCCTATCAAGGAAGTCAGGGAAGCAACTGGAAAAAGTCCCCTCAGAGTCAAAACTCTTCAGAAAATGAGGATGGGAAACCTGAAAGGGGAGGGAAACACGACATCTCCAGATCCCATTCAGAAAGCCCCTCCAGACTCCCTAATCTTAACAGGACAGGGACATGGAAGAGGGAGAAAAGCAaacactcctcctctcttccaagGGTTGGCACCTGGAAGAGAACTGGCAGCTCCTCGTccatcctctctgcctcctctgagTCAAGTGAAAAGGGCAAAAGTGAGGATGAACGACAGCCACTGAGTCCAGCCCAAAGGTCCCCACACGGTAAAGATGGAAACCCTTTAAAAGGAACATGGAGGAAGATGAAGGACAGTGAAATATCTCAGTCAGAAGGCCACGATTCTTCCTCCATAGACTCTAACACCATGGCCATGGGGTACCAAATGAGCCCTGCAGTGTCCAAGACTGAGGATGTGTGGGTGAGGATTGAGGACTGTCCCATCAACAGTCCGAGGTCTGTAAAATCTCCAACAGCAAACACACCTCCAGTAATCGACAGTGTTCTAGTCAAAATGCCCTCTGTTGATCTCTTGTCAAGTGAAACCCATCCCAAACAGTCCAAAAATGAAAGTGTAAATGCTCGTAGGCTAGGTCCAGAGACTAATTTAAACTTGTTTAGGAGCAGTGAGAGTCTTGATAAGAAAGGGCCAGACCTCAAGCCTGCTCAGAGCATCATCCCAGAGGCCCATGAGCTGCCTGTTGCTGAACGCACCCCTTTTAGCTCCTCCAACTCTAGCAAACACAGCTCACCTAGTGGTGCTGTGGCTGCCAGGGTCAGCCCTTTCAATTACACTCCTAGCCCCAGGAAGAGCAGTGCTGACAGTGCCACACCACCACGACCCTCACAGATACCCACGCCTGTCAGCGtcaccaacagtgcaaaaaagagAGAATCTAAAGGAGAAAGTGCTGGAGAAAGTGGGTCCTACATTGTAACCTCAGTTTAAGTCCCTTGAGGCTAGactacacaaacacaaccacGATCTAGGGGAAATGTCTTGAGCATACCTAGTGACCTCTGTTGTAAAGAATTATTCAAACACCAAGCAAAGATCATGGATTCATCAACTTTTGGTTTAAAAAAACTAACATGTAAATAATAGTGAGATACTAGAGGGTTATTGTAGTTGATGCCTAGCCTAATTGCTGGGCTCGTGTTTCTTTGCTGGTAGGAATGTGGCTGGGACACTTGGTTatcagagaacgagagagagggagacctcTGAAGGATAATGTATGTGAATTTGTACTGTACAGATTTTAATTATGTATGTATTTAATTTAAACCCCTGTAAAGATCCTGAATCTTGTCTGACTTGACAAAGATAATCACTTAAAGTTGCCTATTTGGGTTGTTAAATCACTTAAAGATGGACTTTAATGCtactccatttattttttattaaacctaAGTTTCAGTCAAAGAAAATGAATTCTCACTTTTACTACTGCAAATGTATTATAAACTTCCCTTCCTTGCATGACCTGATGGTTTGGTTCCTGAAGTAAAGATTAACATGTATGTGGTCACATGTGTTGGTAGCTGTAGTGTAACATTTTACACTATCTTTATGTGTGCTCTGAAAGTAAAGGGATTATCTGCAAGTTACCCTTGACACCTTTTCGATTGAGAAAATATTTACATTGGAAAATAGATTATATAAGAGTAGATAGATACATTGCTCTGCTGTTTAACTGTTATCAGGTGAGTTGGATGCTTTTTAACTATCTCAGAAGGACTGAATGAACACTTTGAACAAAATAAATTATTACTGTAGGTTTTTGGTGTTGGTAAATAATTTTTAAAGCTCATTTTACTTCCCCTGTAATCACTGTAATGCTGAAGCACATAAAATGACACTGTGTGAATGACTGTTTGTTTTATTTTCTCATGCAATAAAGTAGTGGTTGTATATTCAAAGGAAAAAATTACACTTACAAATTGTAAATCAAAATAATAAACGTTAACATTTTTGGTGCAAAACTAGTGTCCAGTGTTACTGAACAGTGGAAGGGTTGTGTGTATCAAGCTTTGATAATTTGGTATCAATCTTGAAGATATTTTGGTAGTGAATGGAATTTAAGCTCTGCTtccagtcaaatcaaatgtatttataaagcccttacatCAGCTATCTCAaagctgtacagaaacccagcctaaaaccccaaacagcaagcaatgcaagtgtagaagcacggtggtgaGGAAACACTCCCcagaaagaaacctagagcggaaccaggctatgaggggtggccagtcctcttctggctgggccgggtggagattataacagaacatggccgagatgttcaaatgttcggCAGGGTCCAAAGATAatcagtggttgtcgagggtgcaacaggtcagcacctcaggattaAATTTCAGTTGGATTTTCATAGCCGTCCGGTGAACAAGtccgttgaaactggagcagcagcatggccaggtggactgaggacagcaaggagtcatcaggccaggttgccctgaggcatggtcctagggctcaggtcctccgagagaattagagcatacttaaattcacacaggacaccggataagacaggaagaaatactccagatataacagactgacctagccccctgacacaaactactgcagcataaatactggaggctgagacaggaggggtcgggagacactgtggccccatccgacaatacccccggacagggccaaacaggcaggatataacaccacccactctgccaaagcacagaccccacaccactaaagggatatcttcaaccaccaacttaccattctgagacaaggccgagtatagcccacaaagatctccgccacggcacaacccaaggagcccctgtaatagggttagaggcagagaatcccagtggagagaggggaaccggccaggcagagacagcaagggcggttcgttgctccagtgcctttccgttcaccttcacactcctgggccagactacactcaatcataggacctactaaAAAGAACTTAAAGGTTGAGATCGAGTCTGCGTCTCACATGGTTAGaaagaccattccataaaaatggagctttataggagaaagccctgcctccagctgtttgcttagaaattctagggacagttaggaggcctgcgtcttgtgactgtagcgtacatgtaggtatgtacggcaggaccaaatcggaaagatgggtagaagcaagcccatgtaatgcttagTAGGTTAGcggtaaaaccttgaaatcagcccttgccttaataggaagccagtgtagagaggctagcactggagtaatatgatacatttttggggttctagtcaaggTTTTAGCAgtcgtgtttagcactaactgaagtttatttagtgctttatccaggtagtcAGAAagcagagcattgcagtagtctaacctagaagtgacaaaagcatggatttttggacagaaagtttcagatttttgcaatgttatgtagatggaaaaaagttgtccttgaaacattcttGATatgtccttcagttttatttgagacgacagtacaaccaagattaattgtcagatttaaCAGATCTCTTTGTTCCAGTGAATGATTATGAACACAAGTGTTCGTATTGCAGCTATGATTTGATATACAAGCAAAGGGGATATAACTATAGGCATTTATTCATAACACCAATACATAAACATTTCGTGATAGTTGTATGTGTGTTACAATAACCTTCATCCGATCATAAGTGTCAAACTTGTTTATACCCGATATCACACACTAACAAACTGAAAACGTGTACAATTAATTGGTGGGAGAAGTCTCATCACTTTCATGTGTAACCCTTGTAGCTGTAGAATCGCGGCAAACTTGCTTCCTGTTTCTATTCAGTCGCGTTCGTGTGGGTCAACCAAAAACACCCTTGCGATTGGTTGACAAATAGTGCCTTCCACAATACAGGTGATTGCTGTTGGTAAGAAGTACTGCAGCGATTta
This window encodes:
- the LOC139408885 gene encoding adenomatous polyposis coli protein-like isoform X2 produces the protein MVGVEPKIIFCTAVCQEVLKHLQGSIEEETTDSSEQIHLLERLKKISLDPNSYPGVKLRPKLPSMQGSGSGRSGDSSPSPSHMGSFPKRGVFNGGRDSAGYLEELEKERSLLMAELEKEEKEKDWYYAQLQNLTKRIDSLPLTENQFSLQTDMTRRQLEYEARQIRAAMEEQLGTCQDMEKRAQVRVARIQQIEKDMLKLRQHLQSQSAEPESKHDQAGQSEGPQASGESGGPSAGCSQGSSSRLDHDSASEINLGVGSYSVPRRLTSHLGTKVEMVYSLLSMLGTHDKDDMSRTLLAMSSSQDSCIAMRQSGCLPLLIQLLHGNDKDSVLLGNSRGSKEARARASAALHNIIHSQPDDKRGRREIRVLHLLEQIRVYCETCWEWQESHERGVDQDKNPMPSPVEHQICPAVCVLMKLSFDEEHRHAMNELGGLQAIGELLQVDCEIYGLTSDHYSVTLRRYAGMALTNLTFGDVANKATLCSMKGCMRAMVAQLKSESEDLQQVIASVLRNLSWRADVNSKKTLREVGSVRALMECALEVQKESTLKSVLSALWNLSAHCTENKADICAVEGALAFLVSTLTYRSQTNTLAIIESGGGILRNVSSLIATNEDHRQILRENNCLQTLLQHLKSHSLTIVSNACGTLWNLSARNAKDQEALWDMGAVSMLKNLIHSKHKMIAMGSAAALRNLMANRPAKYKDANIMSPGSSLPSLHVRKQKALIEELDSQHLSETFDNIDNLSPKASHRGKPSRHKQNVYSDYDGVSRSEGFSPNSVPVRPPYVNTPVLSSPSPRENPRGNIDSVRAERDRSQDRDRPRGGPGGFPPDHDSKRMQMPATTAAQIAMVMEEVKSIHLLTGLDDRSPESPNQDPHRNTAAHGHSNVYPYTKPDHSGRPCPMPKLEYRASNDSLNSVNSTDGYGKRGQMKPSVDSYSEDDEGKCCVYRKYPADLAHKIHNANHMEDDDGEVDTPINYSLKYSDEQLNSGRQSPSQNERWVRPKHMEEEMKRTDQRSVRSQSPGYPMYTEGNSEGEEKLKYKPRFVQTEMPQGFRSRNANQQDQSNAGPTQGINKKMNNQTMCQSVDDYSDDKPTNYSERYSEEEQQDDQPTNYSMKYNEEHHGEPIDYSLKYSDSSSQKSMFSHSKSSSTQSSVKDNLSQDGSTSSVSSIKNAGRQMQLHPSSAQMRSEPTRPGQKNTISKPPTVNQETLQTYCVEDTPICFSRGSSLSSLSSEEDGMEGCKRNVNATSNYPTLPISEKESTGGHTQEQRRTESQSSVQYVRMKPLRNSQVHGDGSRHHKAVEFSSGAKSPSKSGAQTPKSPPEQYVQETPLMFSRCTSVSSLDSFESHSIASSIQSELCSGMPSGIISPSDLPDSPGQTMPPSRSKTPPPPPQNQHPPQMKHKKVPPPPPPRADMAPRHAAVHAAVQKVQVLPDNDTLLHFATESTPEGFSCASSLSALSLDEPYIQKDELKIMPPVHEDDQGIEAEHENDDTTEPPSQGKREMEKDILDDSDDDDIEILEACINSAMPTKSSRKLKKQSPSNTTSRIPPPTARKPSQLPVYKLHPSQTRGQQKTVNFAHGEDMPRIYCVEGTPINFSTATSLSDLTIDSPPNELANAESRAPPRAEISSSQRRDTIPEGKCTEEKDAGVTSSSIQAAGTENEGDDILAECISSAMPKGKIHKSFRVQKMFDQPLHPSASPVSLVQQEVEKKPTSPVKPMPQSSEYRARMIKKPQPPFNFSSYPDKNKETKMQQTKTASRDFTDKPPNAERPRPGFAFDSPQHYTPIEGTPYCFSRNDSLSSLDFEDEEPNLAKEKAELRKDKDQRKASTKDCGKPSLRANRENLPQTAPTKPQQQKQAIFPQASKENMGPVPDEKQKFSIEDTPMCFSRNSSLSSLSDIDQENNNKDLQPKEEEEEEEEDVTQVEAPTRPQASGYAPKAFHVEDTPVCFSRNSSLSSLSIDSEDDLLQECISSAMPKKKKQTARNKEGNDQGDAIEERGMDGILAEEPELTLDLTDTHSPVSEQALSPDSESFDWKAIQEGANSIVSSLHQAAASLSRQGSSDSDSILSLKSGISLGSPFHLPLNNSEDNKSASDKGRPRILKPGEKSTLEAKKKEKEEEAAKALKGGKKVYKSLITGKPRAITETPASLQQRQMAPTVPISRGRTMIHVPGVRSSSPSTSPVQKKPPARGPASVSKIPPTQGQCSSNSNRSIKPPAKSDPSPARDQPGSQSGSSKASSRSGSRDSTPSRPAQQSLTTRPMQSPGRSSVSPGRNGLGSSNKLSQLPRTASPSTSSTKSSGSGRMSYTSPGRQMGQQTPPKQTGLTRSTSGIPRSESASKSLNQCGVTGTSKKQDLSRMTSTKSSGSESDRSEKPALVRQSTFIKEAPSPTLKRKLEESASFESLSPSSTSQSQTPVSSPSLPDMSLTLPYQGSQGSNWKKSPQSQNSSENEDGKPERGGKHDISRSHSESPSRLPNLNRTGTWKREKSKHSSSLPRVGTWKRTGSSSSILSASSESSEKGKSEDERQPLSPAQRSPHGKDGNPLKGTWRKMKDSEISQSEGHDSSSIDSNTMAMGYQMSPAVSKTEDVWVRIEDCPINSPRSVKSPTANTPPVIDSVLVKMPSVDLLSSETHPKQSKNESVNARRLGPETNLNLFRSSESLDKKGPDLKPAQSIIPEAHELPVAERTPFSSSNSSKHSSPSGAVAARVSPFNYTPSPRKSSADSATPPRPSQIPTPVSVTNSAKKRESKGESAGESGSYIVTSV